Proteins from one Portunus trituberculatus isolate SZX2019 chromosome 38, ASM1759143v1, whole genome shotgun sequence genomic window:
- the LOC123515036 gene encoding extensin-like: MAFVVLCLALVLAPWAATSPVYNSSPLTITRSHKIRTKRCIGYSYYGGYHGGYYGGYNSWPWCDNYYYDPCYDPCWPSWPTSTVPTTTKPTTWPTYIPTLPPIIRPTYRPIMPTRPPRPPTRPTYRPIMPTKPPRPPTRPTYRPIMPTRPPRPPTRPTYRPIMPTRQPIPSTRPPYTPTMPTVTPLPSIPTVTNTFGNR; the protein is encoded by the exons ATGGCCTTCGTC GTGCTGTGCCTGGCCCTAGTGTTGGCGCCGTGGGCTGCCACCTCGCCAGTCTACAACTCCAGTCCTCTTACGATCACTCGCAGCCACAAAATCAGAACGAAGAGATGCATTGGCTACTCGTACTATGGTGGCTATCATGGCGGCTACTATGGAGGTTACAACTCGTGGCCCTGGtgcgacaactactactatgaccCTTGCTATGACCCCTGCTGGCCATCATGGCCGACATCAACTGTACCCACCACCACGAAGCCCACCACCTGGCCCACCTACATCCCCACTCTTCCGCCCATCATCAGGCCAACTTACAGACCCATTATGCCCACTAGACCACCCAGACCTCCAACAAGGCCAACTTATAGACCCATCATGCCCACGAAACCACCCAGACCTCCAACGAGGCCAACTTATAGACCCATCATGCCCACGAGACCGCCCAGACCTCCCACGAGGCCAACGTACAGACCAATCATGCCCACGAGACAACCCATACCTTCCACGCGGCCGCCCTATACACCTACCATGCCAACAGTGACCCCGTTACCTAGCATTCCAACAGTGACAAACACCTTTGGTAATAGGTAA